The following coding sequences lie in one Methanobacterium alcaliphilum genomic window:
- a CDS encoding 2TM domain-containing protein, whose translation MPENITLEDYKKVYHEVAKKDRARSFYLHLTIYLSINTISAIINIMLTPQFVWVIFPIIFWGIGVIWNYVSSFILIDSKLKKLSLKTEIELKRSSDNE comes from the coding sequence ATGCCTGAAAACATAACTCTAGAAGACTATAAAAAAGTTTACCATGAAGTAGCTAAAAAAGACCGTGCCCGAAGTTTTTATTTGCATTTAACTATCTATTTATCCATAAATACTATTTCAGCCATTATCAATATTATGTTAACTCCACAGTTTGTGTGGGTAATTTTCCCTATAATATTCTGGGGTATTGGGGTAATCTGGAATTATGTTTCATCATTCATTCTAATTGATAGTAAACTGAAAAAATTATCATTAAAGACGGAAATTGAACTGAAGAGGAGTTCTGATAATGAATAA
- a CDS encoding M24 family metallopeptidase codes for MNKVPSSELKSRLRRFKKHMDFHHSQWEMVVIFSKINQYYFTGTMQDGMLIIPQNGEATFWVRRSYERAVDESLFDNINPMKSFRDAKYDELPETVYLETEVVPLALYHRFSRQFPFKNVKSVDRDISTVRSIKSEYELSLMRESGKIHAHVLEDLVPEILKEGISEADLASELFSVMMKEGHHGVARFGMFDTEMVLGHVCFGESSIYPTYFDGASGNYGLSPAVPLIGSRENKLKKGDLVYIDIGSGVDGYHTDKSTTYMFAEKLPDHAVEAHYKCVDVQNQIAEMLKPGAIPSEIYDSIMGSLDDEFLENFMGFGKRTVKFLGHGIGLLIDELPVLAHGFNEPLEKGMVFAVEPKKGIKGIGMVGIENTFIVTPKGGECITGDDPGLIPIL; via the coding sequence ATGAATAAAGTACCATCCAGTGAACTTAAAAGCAGATTAAGAAGATTTAAAAAACACATGGATTTTCATCACAGCCAGTGGGAAATGGTAGTAATATTCAGTAAAATAAACCAGTACTATTTTACCGGGACCATGCAGGACGGAATGCTTATCATACCCCAGAATGGTGAAGCCACTTTCTGGGTTAGAAGAAGTTATGAAAGGGCCGTGGATGAATCATTATTTGATAATATTAATCCCATGAAAAGTTTTCGTGATGCGAAATACGATGAATTACCAGAAACTGTTTACTTAGAAACAGAAGTGGTTCCTTTAGCTCTTTACCATCGTTTTTCAAGACAATTCCCATTTAAAAATGTTAAATCCGTAGATCGAGATATATCCACTGTTAGATCCATTAAAAGTGAATATGAACTCTCTTTGATGCGCGAATCTGGAAAAATCCATGCCCATGTTCTGGAAGATTTGGTGCCTGAAATTCTAAAAGAGGGTATTAGTGAAGCAGATCTGGCCAGCGAACTTTTTTCAGTGATGATGAAAGAGGGTCACCATGGTGTGGCACGTTTTGGAATGTTTGATACTGAAATGGTACTGGGCCATGTTTGTTTTGGAGAAAGTTCGATTTACCCTACCTATTTTGATGGTGCTAGTGGAAATTACGGCTTAAGTCCAGCTGTACCATTGATTGGAAGTCGTGAAAATAAATTAAAAAAAGGAGACCTGGTTTATATTGACATTGGATCCGGGGTTGATGGATACCATACAGACAAAAGCACCACTTATATGTTCGCTGAAAAATTACCAGACCATGCTGTTGAGGCCCACTATAAATGTGTGGATGTTCAGAATCAGATTGCTGAAATGTTAAAACCCGGGGCAATCCCTTCTGAGATTTATGACTCTATTATGGGCAGTCTGGATGATGAATTTCTAGAAAACTTCATGGGTTTTGGCAAGCGCACAGTTAAATTCCTAGGGCATGGCATAGGACTTTTAATTGATGAATTACCTGTACTTGCTCATGGATTCAACGAGCCTCTAGAAAAGGGTATGGTTTTTGCAGTTGAACCTAAAAAAGGAATCAAAGGTATAGGGATGGTTGGGATTGAAAACACTTTTATTGTGACTCCCAAAGGCGGTGAATGCATAACCGGAGATGACCCGGGTTTAATTCCCATATTATAA